One part of the Odontesthes bonariensis isolate fOdoBon6 chromosome 15, fOdoBon6.hap1, whole genome shotgun sequence genome encodes these proteins:
- the bcar3 gene encoding breast cancer anti-estrogen resistance protein 3 isoform X3: MSERCNLKNMTAALCCFYHKNSVISGKFSRDQFILDCSSEKLRRELEEELKMNCEEPRSHAWYHGAIPRQVAENSVQRDGDFLIRDSLSSPGNCVLTCQWRNAAQHFKIYKKVVMLNEAYSRVEYRLEGESFDSIPALIRYYVGNRKPVSQVVGAIIFQPINRVLPLRCLEEKYGLSTNQRETELMAQERRSQKRLSLNIINGHTHDNSHTVHDGTHCQENGLIRSCQFRLKDRCGSQPASLNQVQERRRPLKAHQSESVLPLGSKPQPLQSADPFLLSPNPKSPVFRTGSEPVLSPSVPRKSAELLAGQAIRGSDSQLCPKPPPKPSKVPLARLPRSPALQPLVPPSTCLSLAASPLSSTSVETPGSSWRTGAAQGPPVPPVKPQKFQRQLLPADSHSSSASVVSPAEGVQNPDSEAKTGPTVWLQPSPVDQRSCSPQEWDQPKSRSSVTDHIPELHPALCSYVERLKREGEGGVEEGGRRGLDRSSYHHAIAALENTSEEEDNGGREEEEEEDKKRGKARHGFQRPVIDAESMFKPAEFGSRLLPPENKPLEMVVLKRAKELLLNHNHQSIARHLLMADCQVARILGVTPELKGQMGVPSGLELVTLPHGRQLRLDLMERHHTMAIGVAVDILGCTGSVDERASTLDRIILVAMELKDTVGDLYAFTALMKALDLPQISRLEETWTTLRRNFTQTAISYEKILKPFYKNLYEGTASSPLEICVPLLLPLLTLMERPSITPEGAELWETSDQGCDIMLRHLEAARDVAHNTQSYTANAQKILQGFQCDEDLLEVFKTDFQLRLLWGSRGAMVNQSDRYNKFNLILTALSRKLEPPPKTQTLI, from the exons GTTGCAGAAAACTCGGTGCAGCGCGATGGGGATTTCTTGATACGTGATTCACTGTCCAGCCCAGGAAATTGTGTCCTGACCTGCCAATGGCGAAACGCTGCTCAGCACTTTAAAATATACAAGAAG GTGGTGATGCTGAATGAAGCTTACTCCAGAGTTGAGTACCGGCTGGAAGGAGAATCATTCGACAGCATCCCTGCGCTCATTAGATATTATGTTGGCAACAGAAAACCTGTCTCACAG GTGGTTGGGGCCATTATCTTCCAGCCAATCAACAGGGTGCTGCCGCTGCGCTGTCTGGAAGAGAAGTATGGACTGTCGACCAATCAGAGAGAGACCGAGCTCATGGCACAGGAGAGGCGGAGCCAGAAACGTCTGAGCCTCAACATTATCAATGGACACACACACGACAACTCCCACACCGTGCACGACGGCACACACTGCCAGGAGAATGGCTTGATCCGGAGCTGCCAGTTCAG GTTGAAGGATCGCTGTGGCAGCCAACCGGCAAGTCTCAATCAAGTCCAGGAGCGGCGACGGCCACTCAAGGCGCACCAATCGGAGAGCGTTCTACCTCTtg GATCCAAACCGCAGCCCCTGCAGTCCGCTGACCCATTCCTACTCAGCCCGAACCCCAAGTCTCCAGTGTTTCGAACAGGCAGTGAGCCAGTGCTGAGCCCCTCTGTCCCACGCAAATCAGCAGAACTTCTAGCAG GCCAGGCCATCCGGGGCTCTGACAGCCAGCTCTGTCCTAAACCGCCTCCCAAACCCAGCAAAGTGCCGCTGGCCCGACTGCCTCGCTCCCCCGCCCTTCAGCCCCTGGTGCCTCCCTCCACCTGCCTGAGCCTGGCTGCTTCTCCTCTGAGCTCCACAAGTGTGGAAACTCCTGGCTCATCCTGGAGAACTGGAG cCGCCCAAGGCCCCCCTGTTCCTCCGGTGAAGCCCCAGAAGTTCCAACGCCAGCTCCTCCCTGCAGACTCCCACAGCTCATCCGCTTCTGTAGTTTCACCTGCCGAAGGCGTTCAGAATCCAGATTCAGAGGCGAAAACAGGACCCACTGTGTGGCTGCAGCCAAGTCCTGTAGACCAGAGGTCCTGCAGCCCGCAGGAGTGGGACCAACCAAAGTCACGGAGCTCTGTAACGGACCACATCCCTGAGCTTCATCCGGCACTTTGCAGCTACGTGGAGCGGCTGAAGAGGGAAGGGGAGGGGGGCGTGGAGGAGGGAGGACGAAGAGGGCTGGACAGAAGCTCCTATCACCATGCCATCGCAGCCCTGGAAAACACCAGTGAGGAAGAGGACaatggagggagagaggaagaggaagaggaggacaaAAAGAGGGGAAAAGCGAGGCATGGTTTTCAGCGGCCAGTTATAGATGCAGAGTCGATGTTCAAGCCGGCAGAGTTTGGATCCAGACTTCTGCCACCTGAAAACAAACCGCTGGAGATGGTTGTTCTGAAGAGAGCGAAGGAGCTGCTGCTCAACCACAATCACCAGAGTATAGCCAGACACCTGCTGATGGCCGACTGCCAG GTTGCGAGGATCCTCGGGGTGACTCCAGAGCTGAAAGGTCAGATGGGCGTGCCCTCTGGTCTGGAGCTCGTGACGCTGCCACACGGCCGCCAGCTCAGGCTGGACCTGATGGAAAG GCACCACACCATGGCGATAGGGGTTGCCGTGGACATCCTTGGATGCACAGGCAGCGTGGACGAGCGGGCATCCACCTTGGATCGCATCATCCTCGTTGCTATGGAGCTGAAGGATACAGTGGGCGACCTGTATGCTTTCACGGCTCTGATGAAAGCTCTGGACCTGCCACAG ATCAGCCGCTTGGAAGAAACGTGGACGACTCTACGAAGGAACTTCACACAAACTGCCATCAGCTACGAGAAAATACTCAAACCTTTTTACAAGAACCTGTACGAAGGCACAG cctcctctCCTCTGGAGATCTGTGTCCCTCTCCTGCTGCCGCTCCTCACCTTGATGGAGCGTCCGTCCATCACacctgagggggcggagctctgGGAGACCAGCGACCAGGGCTGTGACATCATGCTGCGCCACCTGGAGGCTGCACGCGACGTTGCGCACAACACACAGAGCTACACGGCCAATGCACAGAAGATCTTACAAG GGTTTCAGTGTGATGAAGACCTGCTCGAAGTGTTTAAGACGGACTTCCAGTTGCGGCTGCTGTGGGGAAGCCGTGGAGCCATGGTCAACCAATCAGATCGCTACAACAAATTCAACCTCATCCTCACCGCATTGTCACGGAAACTCGAGCCTCCTCCAAAAACGCAAACTTTAATCTGA
- the bcar3 gene encoding breast cancer anti-estrogen resistance protein 3 isoform X4, with protein sequence MCDDVHVYRGEKRGTMERPSSCHFSRDQFILDCSSEKLRRELEEELKMNCEEPRSHAWYHGAIPRQVAENSVQRDGDFLIRDSLSSPGNCVLTCQWRNAAQHFKIYKKVVMLNEAYSRVEYRLEGESFDSIPALIRYYVGNRKPVSQVVGAIIFQPINRVLPLRCLEEKYGLSTNQRETELMAQERRSQKRLSLNIINGHTHDNSHTVHDGTHCQENGLIRSCQFRLKDRCGSQPASLNQVQERRRPLKAHQSESVLPLGSKPQPLQSADPFLLSPNPKSPVFRTGSEPVLSPSVPRKSAELLAGQAIRGSDSQLCPKPPPKPSKVPLARLPRSPALQPLVPPSTCLSLAASPLSSTSVETPGSSWRTGAAQGPPVPPVKPQKFQRQLLPADSHSSSASVVSPAEGVQNPDSEAKTGPTVWLQPSPVDQRSCSPQEWDQPKSRSSVTDHIPELHPALCSYVERLKREGEGGVEEGGRRGLDRSSYHHAIAALENTSEEEDNGGREEEEEEDKKRGKARHGFQRPVIDAESMFKPAEFGSRLLPPENKPLEMVVLKRAKELLLNHNHQSIARHLLMADCQVARILGVTPELKGQMGVPSGLELVTLPHGRQLRLDLMERHHTMAIGVAVDILGCTGSVDERASTLDRIILVAMELKDTVGDLYAFTALMKALDLPQISRLEETWTTLRRNFTQTAISYEKILKPFYKNLYEGTASSPLEICVPLLLPLLTLMERPSITPEGAELWETSDQGCDIMLRHLEAARDVAHNTQSYTANAQKILQGFQCDEDLLEVFKTDFQLRLLWGSRGAMVNQSDRYNKFNLILTALSRKLEPPPKTQTLI encoded by the exons GTTGCAGAAAACTCGGTGCAGCGCGATGGGGATTTCTTGATACGTGATTCACTGTCCAGCCCAGGAAATTGTGTCCTGACCTGCCAATGGCGAAACGCTGCTCAGCACTTTAAAATATACAAGAAG GTGGTGATGCTGAATGAAGCTTACTCCAGAGTTGAGTACCGGCTGGAAGGAGAATCATTCGACAGCATCCCTGCGCTCATTAGATATTATGTTGGCAACAGAAAACCTGTCTCACAG GTGGTTGGGGCCATTATCTTCCAGCCAATCAACAGGGTGCTGCCGCTGCGCTGTCTGGAAGAGAAGTATGGACTGTCGACCAATCAGAGAGAGACCGAGCTCATGGCACAGGAGAGGCGGAGCCAGAAACGTCTGAGCCTCAACATTATCAATGGACACACACACGACAACTCCCACACCGTGCACGACGGCACACACTGCCAGGAGAATGGCTTGATCCGGAGCTGCCAGTTCAG GTTGAAGGATCGCTGTGGCAGCCAACCGGCAAGTCTCAATCAAGTCCAGGAGCGGCGACGGCCACTCAAGGCGCACCAATCGGAGAGCGTTCTACCTCTtg GATCCAAACCGCAGCCCCTGCAGTCCGCTGACCCATTCCTACTCAGCCCGAACCCCAAGTCTCCAGTGTTTCGAACAGGCAGTGAGCCAGTGCTGAGCCCCTCTGTCCCACGCAAATCAGCAGAACTTCTAGCAG GCCAGGCCATCCGGGGCTCTGACAGCCAGCTCTGTCCTAAACCGCCTCCCAAACCCAGCAAAGTGCCGCTGGCCCGACTGCCTCGCTCCCCCGCCCTTCAGCCCCTGGTGCCTCCCTCCACCTGCCTGAGCCTGGCTGCTTCTCCTCTGAGCTCCACAAGTGTGGAAACTCCTGGCTCATCCTGGAGAACTGGAG cCGCCCAAGGCCCCCCTGTTCCTCCGGTGAAGCCCCAGAAGTTCCAACGCCAGCTCCTCCCTGCAGACTCCCACAGCTCATCCGCTTCTGTAGTTTCACCTGCCGAAGGCGTTCAGAATCCAGATTCAGAGGCGAAAACAGGACCCACTGTGTGGCTGCAGCCAAGTCCTGTAGACCAGAGGTCCTGCAGCCCGCAGGAGTGGGACCAACCAAAGTCACGGAGCTCTGTAACGGACCACATCCCTGAGCTTCATCCGGCACTTTGCAGCTACGTGGAGCGGCTGAAGAGGGAAGGGGAGGGGGGCGTGGAGGAGGGAGGACGAAGAGGGCTGGACAGAAGCTCCTATCACCATGCCATCGCAGCCCTGGAAAACACCAGTGAGGAAGAGGACaatggagggagagaggaagaggaagaggaggacaaAAAGAGGGGAAAAGCGAGGCATGGTTTTCAGCGGCCAGTTATAGATGCAGAGTCGATGTTCAAGCCGGCAGAGTTTGGATCCAGACTTCTGCCACCTGAAAACAAACCGCTGGAGATGGTTGTTCTGAAGAGAGCGAAGGAGCTGCTGCTCAACCACAATCACCAGAGTATAGCCAGACACCTGCTGATGGCCGACTGCCAG GTTGCGAGGATCCTCGGGGTGACTCCAGAGCTGAAAGGTCAGATGGGCGTGCCCTCTGGTCTGGAGCTCGTGACGCTGCCACACGGCCGCCAGCTCAGGCTGGACCTGATGGAAAG GCACCACACCATGGCGATAGGGGTTGCCGTGGACATCCTTGGATGCACAGGCAGCGTGGACGAGCGGGCATCCACCTTGGATCGCATCATCCTCGTTGCTATGGAGCTGAAGGATACAGTGGGCGACCTGTATGCTTTCACGGCTCTGATGAAAGCTCTGGACCTGCCACAG ATCAGCCGCTTGGAAGAAACGTGGACGACTCTACGAAGGAACTTCACACAAACTGCCATCAGCTACGAGAAAATACTCAAACCTTTTTACAAGAACCTGTACGAAGGCACAG cctcctctCCTCTGGAGATCTGTGTCCCTCTCCTGCTGCCGCTCCTCACCTTGATGGAGCGTCCGTCCATCACacctgagggggcggagctctgGGAGACCAGCGACCAGGGCTGTGACATCATGCTGCGCCACCTGGAGGCTGCACGCGACGTTGCGCACAACACACAGAGCTACACGGCCAATGCACAGAAGATCTTACAAG GGTTTCAGTGTGATGAAGACCTGCTCGAAGTGTTTAAGACGGACTTCCAGTTGCGGCTGCTGTGGGGAAGCCGTGGAGCCATGGTCAACCAATCAGATCGCTACAACAAATTCAACCTCATCCTCACCGCATTGTCACGGAAACTCGAGCCTCCTCCAAAAACGCAAACTTTAATCTGA